A DNA window from Paramormyrops kingsleyae isolate MSU_618 chromosome 10, PKINGS_0.4, whole genome shotgun sequence contains the following coding sequences:
- the kctd12b gene encoding BTB/POZ domain-containing protein KCTD12b, giving the protein MALPDNPSGILGEEQPFPEIVELNVGGQVYITRYTTLISVPDSLLWEMFSQKSAKGLARDNKGRFFVDRDGFLFRYILDYMRDQQLVLPDHFPERGRLQREAEFFNLPELVKLLAPRLSKQNSLGDEGCQSDPEESSPNTDSTRNLATLGAAAACAALGGAGDGKRSGFITIGYRGSYTLGRDSQTDAKFRRVARIMVCGKTSLAKEVFGDTLNESRDPDRPPERYTSRYYLKFTFLEQAFDKLADAGFHMVACNSTGTCAFAHEQTDDKIWTSYTEYVFYRE; this is encoded by the coding sequence ATGGCTTTGCCAGATAACCCGAGTGGCATTCTTGGAGAAGAGCAGCCATTTCCAGAGATTGTGGAGCTGAATGTGGGTGGGCAAGTATACATCACTCGCTACACCACTCTCATTAGTGTACCAGACTCTCTCCTCTGGGAGATGTTCAGCCAGAAAAGTGCTAAGGGGCTAGCGCGCGACAACAAGGGCCGCTTCTTCGTGGACCGCGATGGCTTCCTGTTCCGCTACATCCTGGATTACATGCGTGACCAGCAGTTGGTGCTCCCTGACCACTTCCCAGAGCGCGGTAGGCTACAGCGGGAGGCTGAGTTCTTCAACCTGCCTGAGCTAGTCAAGTTGCTGGCTCCCAGGCTCAGCAAGCAGAACTCTCTGGGTGACGAAGGCTGCCAGAGTGATCCAGAGGAGTCCTCGCCCAACACCGACAGCACTCGCAACTTGGCCACGCTGGGGGCAGCGGCCGCCTGTGCGGCGCTGGGGGGAGCCGGGGATGGTAAGCGTTCAGGATTCATCACCATCGGCTACCGGGGCTCCTACACGTTGGGCCGGGACAGCCAGACTGATGCCAAATTTCGCCGGGTGGCACGGATCATGGTGTGTGGGAAGACTTCCCTGGCCAAAGAGGTTTttggggacaccctgaacgagAGTCGGGATCCTGACCGCCCCCCTGAGCGCTACACATCCCGCTACTACCTCAAGTTTACCTTCCTGGAGCAGGCCTTTGACAAGCTGGCCGACGCCGGCTTCCATATGGTGGCTTGTAACTCCACCGGGACCTGCGCTTTTGCCCACGAACAGACGGATGACAAGATCTGGACAAGCTACACAGAATATGTGTTCTACCGTGAGTGA